The genomic window CATATAATTGGTGAATACTATATTTAAGAACATAGTTTCTACGGCATCGGAAATATGATGTCCAAAGGCTATCTTATTACAATTGTGCTTTTGGGCCAATCTTGCTATGGCACCTCTCTTAAGTCTTGAGCAGACAAAACAAGGGTTTTTGTCGCTTTCAAATGCTATTTTAGATATCTTTGTTTTTTCTTCTATATAGTCTATATTATTATCTATACAAAAACTTTTCACAGGAGTCATATCAATACCTATACCTATATCTATATGAAGTGCAGTAATATCAAAGTCTAAATGAGAATTGTTTTTTAATAGTATCAAACTATAGAGTAGAAATATACTGTCTTTTCCTCCAGACATACCTACTAATATAGAATCATTATTATCAATCATATTATATTTTTCTACAGCATTTCTTATATCATTTAAGAATAGCTTATTGTACCATTTTTTCATATTTATCATCCCTCTGCATATAAAAAATAGAAAGTCCCTAATATAATAGTGAACAATATAGATATTTTACCATAGAGCATGGAAATATAAAACATGAATTATAAATGGAAAAAAAGTTACTTTATTGATTTTATGGGTATATTTATACTGAAGTTTTCTATGATTATTGGAAAAGGGAGATTTTATGATAAGATGGGACGATAGTTTAATTTTGGGAGTAGCTGAAATAGACTCTCAACATAAGAAACTATTTGAAGAAACTTATGAGCTTCTTGATATGTGTAGTAAAGGAACAGGGAAATCTGTTATAGAAGGTAAGATAGCATTTTTAAAAAAATATGTTATAGAACATTTTGAATCAGAAGAGAGATTACATAGAAAATACAATTATCCCAATACTAGTGAACATAAAAATGCATATAAAATTTTTATAGAAAAAGTAAAAACTGTAGAGAAAGATTTTGCAAAGTCTAGACAGACATCTTCTGTTTTGATCAATGTTAATAGAATAATGAATAGATGGTTTTTAGAACATATAAAGAGAACAGATAAGGCCTTTGTAGAGTATATGAAAAGTAAAAAGTAATAAAAATAGACTAGCTTACAATGATTTAAGAATCATTATGGGCTAGTCTATTTTGGGAATTAAATATTTTATAGGATTTGGAGATATTACTAATTATAGTCCTTGACAAATTTGATAATATAAATGATAGAATTAGATTAATAAAGGTAGCATAAATTGTAATTGAAGTTGGTGAGAGATATGGATTTAAAAAATTATATTATAGATTCAAGTAAGAGGCATGATATAGATATAATAGGGTTTGCAGATGGAGAAAATATGGATGAACTCCAAAGTATATTGATGGAAAGACATATAAAAGGATATGAAACTGAATTTGAAGAGGATGATATATCTAAGCGAACAGATATATCATCTATAATGGAGGGAGCTAAGTCTATAATAGTTATAGGTATGTCATATAATACAAGTGAAAAATATCCTTATAAATTTCAAGGAGCAAAGGGATATATATCTAGGTCTTCGTGGGGTATAGATTATCACAAGGTTTTGAATGAAAGATTGAATAAGATAGCAGAGGATATAAAAAAAATAAATCACTTCAGATATAAAATATTTGTAGATACGGGACCATTGGTTGATAGGGAGATAGCAAAAAGGGCTGGTATAGGATGGTATGGTAAGAATTGCAGTATAATAAATGATGAATATGGTTCATTTATATTTATAGGATATATGATTACGGACTTAATATTGGAATCTTCACCAAAAGTTAATGGGAAATGTGAGGGTTGTGATATATGTATAAAAGCATGTCCTACTGGGGCACTAATAGATGGATATAAAATAAATGCTAAAAGGTGTATATCTTATTTGACACAGACCAAAAACAGAATACCCTATGAATTGCGCAAAAAAATGGGAATGAAGATATATGGTTGTGACACTTGTCAATTAGTATGTCCTAAAAATAAGGGAATAGAGTATGGTAACCATATGGAGTTTGTACCATCTATTTCAGAAGGACATATAAACTTGTTAGAATTTCTGGACATATCAAAAAAAGAATTCAATATAAGGTTTGGACATATGTCAGGGAGTTGGAGGGGTAAGAATATATTGAGACGAAATGCTATAATAGCCCTGGGAAATACAAAAGATAAAAAATATATTAATGTTTTAAAAAAATATATATATGATAAAAGTCCATTGATAAGAGAGTATACAGCATGGGCATTGTTGAATATAGACTATAATATGGGAAAATCTATAGTAGAAGATGCAATGGAAAATGAAAAAGAGGGCAAAATAAGGGAAGAAATGAAAAAGTTAATAATATATGTAAAGAAAGGGCAGGAATAGAGAGCTTATATATAGTATATATCTATATAAGGTATATTTAATAAGTTAAGAATTTAAAATTCTATGGGGAGTGATTGCTATGTCTAGTATTCATGAGTTAGGTTATTTAAAAGAGAAGATAAATGAGCTGAAGGATGAAGGAGTATATAGAAAACTTCCGATTTTAGAGGGTCCAAATGAAGCAGAAGTAATTTTAGATGGTAAGAAAGTTATAAACTTATCTTCTAATAATTATTTGGGGTTTGCCAACCATCCAAGATTAAAGCAGGCATCTATTGATGCTGTAAAGAAATATGGAGCAGGTTCAGGAGCAGTTAGAACAATTATTGGAAATATGGATATTCATGAAGAGCTAGAAGAGTTATTAGCAGAATTTAAAAGGGAAGAAGCAGCAATGGTATTTCAGTCAGGCTTTAACTGCAATGCAGGTACAATCCAAGCTATAACAGGGGCTGGAGATATTATAATTTCTGATGAACTAAATCATGCCAGCATAATTGATGGTACTAGATTGAGTAAGGCTGATAGGGCAGTATATAAACATTCAGATATGGATAGTTTGGAAAAGGTACTTAAAGAAAAGAGAGATAAATATAAGAATGCATTGATCATAACCGATGGTGTATTTAGTATGGATGGCGATATTGCAAAACTTCCGGAGATAGTGGATTTGGCAGAAAAGTACAATGCGATGACATATGTAGACGATGCCCATGGCTCAGGAGTTTTAGGAGAAAGTGGTAGGGGTACTGTGGACCATTTTGGACTTCATGGAAGGGTAGATTTTAGTATAGGAACACTATCTAAAGCTATAGGGGTTATAGGAGGATATGTAGCAGGTAGTAAAACTATGCAAGAGTGGTTAAATCATAGAGGAAGACCTATTTTATTTAGTACATCATTACCTCCAGCAGCAGTTGGTGGAATAATAGAGGCGTTAAAAATGCTTATGGAAAGCAGTGAATATACAGAAAAGCTATGGAACAATGCTAAATATTTTAAGGAAAAGTTAGGAGTATTGGGATTTGATACAGGACATAGTGAAACTCCTATAACACCAGTTATTATAGGTGAAGAAGCAAAAACTATGGATTTCAGCAAGAAGTTATTTGAGTTGGGAGTATTTGTATCTCCTATAGTATTCCCCACTGTTCCAAAGGGCACAGGTAGAGTAAGATGTATGGTTACTGCTGGGCATACAACTGAACAATTAGATAGGGCTGTAGATATATTTGAAAAGGTAGGGAGGGAAATGAAGATATTGTAAACGATCTAGGATGTATTATACATCTCCTTTTTAGGCATAGAAAAATATAAGTATTTATGAGGTGTAGAGATGGTGTCAGATGAAATAAAATATTTTTTATTAAACGCATGCAATAAGGATAAAGATAATTATAGAAATTTAATAAACGGTGATAAAACATATAACAATCAATGGTCATATATAGTAGAAATGATGATAGTCACTATAAAATCATTGATGCCATCTACTGAAAAGGTATCAGTAGAAATAGACTATAACAGATTAAATAAGGAAATGGATTTATGGATCAATTATAGGCATGGGACCAATGTCTCACTTAAAAATATAATGTTTAGAAGAGACAGTAAAATTTATTGGTCCCAGCAAGATATAAGTATATATGGAAGAATATTTATCATAACATATGTAAATAAAAATTATGGTGCGGTTGAAAGGGAAGTTATAAAAAACATATTGTATACTACAGGGAACATATCACAAATGATGGAAGGGATTCTATTATCGAGATTTTTGTTCATAATATTTAAAGGAGAGATTGATGTAAATAAAATAATAGATGAATTAAAACAATATACCATTTATTTGTCAAAGGAAGATATGGTGAAGAAATACAAGAAATATTTTAGATTTGAGACAGATACTTATGACGGTAATTATACTTTAGACTTTGAAAGGAATAAAATAAATGCCTTGAATATATTTCATGGAATGAAAGATAGATTAGGATTAGATATATTAAGAAGATGCATAGATATAATGACAAACAATCTATGTGTAGAAAATGAAAAAAATTATTTTGTCTATGGTTTTTATGGATTTGTTAAAAGAGAGTTTATACAAAATATTGATATAAAAGATTATGACTTTATAGAGAGTTTATGCGATTATTTAATAAAGTTAAAAAAGGGGAGAATTGACCCCAATGCTTTAAGCATAAATTCATATGAAATACCAGATGTTTTTGAATTTAAAGAAAAACAAAGATTTAAACATTCATTACTAGGTGAATGTAAAGTTATAAAGAGAAATGATGAAGGAGAATTTATATTATCATTTATAAAAAATAAAACTGGTACATATAGATTTTTTAAAAAAACACCCTAATTTAGGGTGTTTTAAATTCTAATTAATCTTCAAGGTATTTAATAAACTCTTCTTCACTGGCTTCGGCAAGTGCACTAAGTTCCTTTATTATATTATTTCTGAGTTCTATAAATTCATTGATATTTGTTTTTTCTCCAGTATATTTCAGGGCCTCTATAATCATTAACATGTTTTTTTTAGATATTTCTTCAATAGATATTTTATCAAATTGTTGCATATGTAATCTCCTTTCTTAAGAAAAATATTTTATATATTATCAGGGTCTTTATCATAAAAAATACGTTTACTTTTACTTTTAACTTTAAGGAGAAGTTCTTTAAGTCCTCTGATTTCACCTTTTATAAGGGATATGTCTTCTTTATCTATGTTATAATATAAAAATAAATCTTCAAATGCCTTAACCATATTTGCAAGTTCTCTATCTGCATCAACAAACATATTGAAATTTTGACTTTTTTTGGCGTTTTTGAATTGTTTAATATCTATAGAGATTAGATCTACTACTTCTTTTTCAGTAGTCAGATTTCCTACAGATATAAAATAAGGTTTGATTCTTTCAAGATCGAATGTATTATCGGGATTTAAATGATAAACATAGGATATATCTAGCTCACTTAAAGGACATTTCACATAAAACATAACTCCTTGAATAGAAATAACTTCACACCCTAAATCTCTTAATTTGTTTAAACATATTTCATGTTTAATTTGGCGAATAGTCATATATGACATAAAATATACCTCCAAATTATAATATAATTTAATTATAACATAGAGTATAACCTTTTTTATAGGAGTTAAGACTATTTTTTATAAGAAATTATGAGAATTGTTTAATTGATTTCAAATAAACATGTAAATTCTTATTTTTTATATCATATTATTTTCTTTTCTTGATAAAATTAAGGATTGTGATATAAGATATAGTTATTAGGATAAGCTATTATAAAAATTAAAAGGAAGGTATGGCAATGAAAGTATTATTAGTTGGAATTAATTCTAAATATATTCACTCTTGTTTGGCAGTAGAATATTTAGCAGCATATTGTAATGACTTAGATATAGATATACAAGTAGCTCAATATACAATAAACCAGACCGATGATTTTATTGTATCAGATATATTTAAAAAAGAGGCTGATGTGGTAGCTTTTAGTTGTTATATATGGAATATAGAAGAAGTATTAAAGATTTCTAATATATTAAAAATTGTTAATCCTAAGGTCAATATAGTATTGGGAGGACCAGAAGTTTCTTATGATGCTATAGATATAATGAAAATTAATGACTTTATAGATTTTATAATATATGGAGAAGGAGAAGAGACATTTAAAGATTTTTTATTACAAACATATTATGGAAAACCAGAGTATGAATCTGTATTAGGATTAGTATACAGAGATAATCAGGATATATATATGAACAAAGAAAGGCCATTAATAATGGATTTAGACACTATACCTTCTCCGTTTTGTGGTGATTTAAATAGATTCGAGAATAAAATTGTCTATTTTGAAAGTTCTAGAGGATGTCCTTTCAACTGTAAGTTTTGTCTATCTTCTACCATAAAAGGTCTAAGGTTTTTCTCCATAGAAAGGGTAAAAAGGGATTTAGCAAATCTTATATCAGCTGGAGTAAAACAGGTAAAGTTTGTTGATAGGACATTCAATGCAAGTAAGAACTATGCAATGGATATAATGAACTTTATAATGGAAAAAGGAGTGAAAAATATAAATTTTCATTTTGAAGTTACAGCCCATCTTTTAGACGATGAAATGTTACAATTTTTAAAGAAGGTACCAGAAGGGTTGTTTCAGTTTGAGATAGGAGTTCAATCTACAAAAGATGAGACATTGGAAGCCGTAGGGAGAGAATGGAATTTTGAAAGACTTAAGAGAGTAACAAAGACTATAAAATCCTATGGCAATATACATCAACATCTAGATCTTATAGCGGGATTGCCATATGAGGGATATCTAGATTTTAAAGATTCTTTCAATGATGTATATGAATTGGAGCCAGATAAACTGCAATTGGGCTTTTTAAAGCTTTTAAAAGGTTCAGAACTTAGGCGTGATAGTAGTCTTTACGGATTTAAATTTTTAAATGCGCCTCCCTATGAAGTTTTAGAGACTAATTTTATTGATTATAAAGATATGTTAAAATTAAAAAATATAGAAGATTTGGTTGAAAAGTATGGAAATGATAATAGTTTTAGGCACTCTCTTAGATTCATAATAAATAATTTTTATGAAACGCCATTTGATTTTTATGAATCCTTTTCTTTGTTTTGGGAATCAGATGGATACTATAATATATCCCATAGTAAGAAAAATCTATATAGCATATTGTATAGCTTTTATCAGAAGCATATTTTAGATAAAATTGATATATTTAATGAAATGTTGAAATTTGATTATTTATCTAATAATAAAAGTACTAACTTGCCAAAGGAAATCAAAAGGCAAGGACTTGAGTTTATAAAAACTAGGAGACATGAATTCTTAAAGAATAGAGCAAACATTTTGAAATACTTGCCTTTATTTGATGGTATTTCGACTAAGCAAATAATCAAAGAAGTATATTTTGAATTATTTGCACTAGATATATATAAAATTATACACAATAATTATGAAGTAGAGGGTTTAAGCTTATCTAAGGAAAATCAACATGTGATATTGTTTGACTATAGTTACAAGACGGCTGTATTTAATTACTGTAAACCTGTAGATGTAACTTTGGATTTTATGATTTAAGGAGGGAGTTTGATTGAATATATTACAAGATATGGTGTTTGTAAATAAAAAGGCGTTTAAAAAGAGTGGAAAATTATTTGTAGATAATTGGCCTATAATATTTACTGGATTAGCGTATACCACTATAAATATCATAATGTTTATGCTAGTAGGATTATTATTTAGGGGGGTATTGGGCATAATAGGTGGACTTATAGCAGTTATAGTAACTAGTGCCACTATATCTAATTATCTATATTTACTTAATAATATAATTTTTACAGGTAAGTTTAATTTTCAAGATTTTAAAGAGGGATTCAAGATATATTTGTGGAAGGTATATGGAGTTTTCTTTGTTGGTTGGATTTTTAGTATACTATTTAATTTAGCAATAGCCCCCATATTATATAGAATAATATCTCCATATATAGTTGGTACTGTAATAAATATTTTGTTACTCATAGTATTGAACCCACTACCTGAATCACTGTATCAAAAATATTATTCTCCTTGGGAGACAATAATGTATGCCTTTGAATTTATAAAGGAAAATTGGATTGAGTGGTTTTTACCCAATGTTGTACTTATGCTTCTATTATATTTAACGACAGGAAACTTTATTGCGGATATATTTGCAATACAGCATTCAATTGGATTTAGATTGGGGATAAAAGGAATTCTTTTATATATAATAGGTCAAATAATATTTTCCTTTATAATGATATTTAGAGGAGTTTTATTCCAGATGTTAAGTACTAGTACAAGGAGAAAAAGAAAATATATGAGAGATTTTTATGAATAATAGGAGGGTCATAGTGGAAACTATTGAAAAGTTTTTTAAAGAAAAGACGTCAGCATTGTCCTTTATAGAATTAAAAAAAGATTTAAACATAGGGGATATGGAAATAAAGGCAGATATTCCTTTACCTATTGTTGTTGATGAACTAATAACAGAAATAAAAGAGAATAGGGCACAAGAAGAATTAAAGATTTCTTCTATAATAGATGGCATTATATATTTAATAGGTGTAGATCCTGAATTTAAATATAATCATGAATATAGAGAGATGTTATATAAATATAATAAAGATATAGAAGAAATTATATATCTAAAAGGAATGAAATCTATACAAGATAGCAATATAGATGATGGTTTAATATATTTTAGGTCACTTATAAATTTAAATAAAAATAGTTGCAAGGCTCTTTATGGCTATGGTGTAGCATTGGAAGAAAAATCAATAATATATTTTAATAACAAAGATATAAAGAAGGGGGAAAAGTTCTTTATTAAATCTACTAATACATTTGAAGAGATATTAGATATAGATGAAGAATATTCCTTAGCCTATTATAAATTAGGATACCACTATCTGAATATGAAACAGTTTAAAAAGGCTCAAATAATGTGGGAAAAATTTATAGAAATAGATGAAGATGAAGATAGATTAGAAGAAATTAATCAGAAGATTATAGAAATACAAGATGATGTAGATTATGAAGAAGGATGTAATGAAATATTTATAGGTAATCCTCAAAGAGGAATTGACAAATTATTACCTCTAAAAGAAAAGTATACTGATTGGTGGAATCTTTTATTTATGATAGGATTTGCTTATAGGCAATTGGGTATGTATGATAAATCTAAAGAGCTATATGAACAAGTTCTTGCATTAAATCCTAATCAGTTGGATACATTGAATGAGTTAGGTTTGTGTTTAGCTTATATGGGAGATTTCAATGAAGCTATAGCGAAGTTTAGTAGCGCACTAAAGATGAAACCAAATGAAGGAGAGATATTGTGCAATAGAGCTATGACATATTTACAATTAGGAGATTTTAAAAATGCTGAAAAGGATATAGAACATGCCCTTAATATAAATCCAAATGATGAAATAACATTACAATGTAAGAGAGAAATAGAAAGACAGAAAACAGAGTAGATATTCTATTCTGTTTTTTTAAAAGCAATTATTCAAAAAAATTTTAAGAGTTACAAAAAGTTTGGAAAGATTCAAAATAGTATGTTAAAATAGTAGTTAAGAGATATTTAAAAATTAAACTTAATAGTGTGAGGTGATAGAATGAATAAGTTAAACGACCTTATGAAAGTAGTTAAAAACAAAAAAACTAAAAGACTTGCAGTTGCTGCATGTCAAGATGAAGAGGTTTTAAAAGCTGTAATTGAAGCTGCTGAAGATGATATAGTGGAACCAATACTTATCGGAGATATAGATGTTACAAAAAATATTGCCAGTGAAAATGGACTGGATGTAAATAAATATGAAATGATTGACTGTAAAGATTTACAGAAATCAGCTGAAATTGCAGTTAAGAAGGTTAAAAATAATGAAGCAGACTTTGTGATGAAGGGTTTAATAGATACATCCATTTTATTAAAAGAAGTTTTAAACAAAGAATATGGGCTAAGGACAGAGAGTTTATTGAGTCATGTAATGGTATATGAAGTGCCTGCATATCATAAATTGATTCTATTATCAGATGGAGGTATGAATATATCCCCAAGCATTGATGAAAAATTGAGTATATTAAAAAATGCAATAAAGGTAAGTCATTCGCTGGGATGTAAGCAGCCTAAAGTAGCTGTATTAGCAGCTAAAGAAAAGGTTAACCCTAAGATGGAAGCTACAATAGATGCTGAAAAATTAAAAAAAATGTGGATAAGTGAAGATGAAGAAAATACTGCTATAGTGCAAGGTCCTATGGCTTTAGACCTTGCCATATCAAAGAAAGCTTGTGAGGTAAAAAAATATAAAAGCGAAGTAGCTGGAGATGCTGATATATTAATAGTTCCAAACATAGAAATGGGAAATGGAATAGGTAAAAGTATGACATATTTTGGGCAAGGAAAGTCAGCGGGGATTATTATGGGAGCTAAGGTGCCTGTAGTTCTTGTATCGAGAGCAGATACCCATGAATCTAAACTGTATTCTATAGCTTTAGGAAGTGTTATTGCTTGATAAGTTAAAATATTAAAATAAAAATTAAAGAATAAAGGGGTGTAATTGATGAAAAAGCTTTTAACAGGTAATGAAGCTGTTGCAAGGGGTGCTTATGAAGCTGGAGTTACTTTTGCATCTGCATATCCCGGAACACCTAGTACAGAGATACTAGAAAATATAGCATTATATGATGAAATATATTCAGAGTGGGCACCAAATGAGAAAGTTGCAGTTGAAGCAACAGTAGGAGCGTCTATAGCTGGAGCAAGGGCTATGGCTGCTATGAAACATGTGGGTTTGAATGTAGCTGCAGATCCATTTTTTACATTTGCCTATACTGGAGTAAATGGTGGTTGTATTATAGTATCGGCAGATGATCCTGGCATGCATAGTTCTCAAAATGAA from Clostridiisalibacter paucivorans DSM 22131 includes these protein-coding regions:
- a CDS encoding tetratricopeptide repeat protein is translated as METIEKFFKEKTSALSFIELKKDLNIGDMEIKADIPLPIVVDELITEIKENRAQEELKISSIIDGIIYLIGVDPEFKYNHEYREMLYKYNKDIEEIIYLKGMKSIQDSNIDDGLIYFRSLINLNKNSCKALYGYGVALEEKSIIYFNNKDIKKGEKFFIKSTNTFEEILDIDEEYSLAYYKLGYHYLNMKQFKKAQIMWEKFIEIDEDEDRLEEINQKIIEIQDDVDYEEGCNEIFIGNPQRGIDKLLPLKEKYTDWWNLLFMIGFAYRQLGMYDKSKELYEQVLALNPNQLDTLNELGLCLAYMGDFNEAIAKFSSALKMKPNEGEILCNRAMTYLQLGDFKNAEKDIEHALNINPNDEITLQCKREIERQKTE
- a CDS encoding bifunctional enoyl-CoA hydratase/phosphate acetyltransferase, which encodes MNKLNDLMKVVKNKKTKRLAVAACQDEEVLKAVIEAAEDDIVEPILIGDIDVTKNIASENGLDVNKYEMIDCKDLQKSAEIAVKKVKNNEADFVMKGLIDTSILLKEVLNKEYGLRTESLLSHVMVYEVPAYHKLILLSDGGMNISPSIDEKLSILKNAIKVSHSLGCKQPKVAVLAAKEKVNPKMEATIDAEKLKKMWISEDEENTAIVQGPMALDLAISKKACEVKKYKSEVAGDADILIVPNIEMGNGIGKSMTYFGQGKSAGIIMGAKVPVVLVSRADTHESKLYSIALGSVIA
- a CDS encoding bacteriohemerythrin, which produces MIRWDDSLILGVAEIDSQHKKLFEETYELLDMCSKGTGKSVIEGKIAFLKKYVIEHFESEERLHRKYNYPNTSEHKNAYKIFIEKVKTVEKDFAKSRQTSSVLINVNRIMNRWFLEHIKRTDKAFVEYMKSKK
- the queG gene encoding tRNA epoxyqueuosine(34) reductase QueG gives rise to the protein MDLKNYIIDSSKRHDIDIIGFADGENMDELQSILMERHIKGYETEFEEDDISKRTDISSIMEGAKSIIVIGMSYNTSEKYPYKFQGAKGYISRSSWGIDYHKVLNERLNKIAEDIKKINHFRYKIFVDTGPLVDREIAKRAGIGWYGKNCSIINDEYGSFIFIGYMITDLILESSPKVNGKCEGCDICIKACPTGALIDGYKINAKRCISYLTQTKNRIPYELRKKMGMKIYGCDTCQLVCPKNKGIEYGNHMEFVPSISEGHINLLEFLDISKKEFNIRFGHMSGSWRGKNILRRNAIIALGNTKDKKYINVLKKYIYDKSPLIREYTAWALLNIDYNMGKSIVEDAMENEKEGKIREEMKKLIIYVKKGQE
- a CDS encoding B12-binding domain-containing radical SAM protein, which produces MKVLLVGINSKYIHSCLAVEYLAAYCNDLDIDIQVAQYTINQTDDFIVSDIFKKEADVVAFSCYIWNIEEVLKISNILKIVNPKVNIVLGGPEVSYDAIDIMKINDFIDFIIYGEGEETFKDFLLQTYYGKPEYESVLGLVYRDNQDIYMNKERPLIMDLDTIPSPFCGDLNRFENKIVYFESSRGCPFNCKFCLSSTIKGLRFFSIERVKRDLANLISAGVKQVKFVDRTFNASKNYAMDIMNFIMEKGVKNINFHFEVTAHLLDDEMLQFLKKVPEGLFQFEIGVQSTKDETLEAVGREWNFERLKRVTKTIKSYGNIHQHLDLIAGLPYEGYLDFKDSFNDVYELEPDKLQLGFLKLLKGSELRRDSSLYGFKFLNAPPYEVLETNFIDYKDMLKLKNIEDLVEKYGNDNSFRHSLRFIINNFYETPFDFYESFSLFWESDGYYNISHSKKNLYSILYSFYQKHILDKIDIFNEMLKFDYLSNNKSTNLPKEIKRQGLEFIKTRRHEFLKNRANILKYLPLFDGISTKQIIKEVYFELFALDIYKIIHNNYEVEGLSLSKENQHVILFDYSYKTAVFNYCKPVDVTLDFMI
- a CDS encoding tRNA lysidine(34) synthetase, which codes for MINMKKWYNKLFLNDIRNAVEKYNMIDNNDSILVGMSGGKDSIFLLYSLILLKNNSHLDFDITALHIDIGIGIDMTPVKSFCIDNNIDYIEEKTKISKIAFESDKNPCFVCSRLKRGAIARLAQKHNCNKIAFGHHISDAVETMFLNIVFTNYMSTFKPNSFNKEKGISLIRPLIYLEEETITKVVSMEDLPLGLGKFCPFDKKTNREDMKKLLHSIKDKYPDFNKNIIYAWEHIDISNLW
- a CDS encoding glycine C-acetyltransferase, giving the protein MSSIHELGYLKEKINELKDEGVYRKLPILEGPNEAEVILDGKKVINLSSNNYLGFANHPRLKQASIDAVKKYGAGSGAVRTIIGNMDIHEELEELLAEFKREEAAMVFQSGFNCNAGTIQAITGAGDIIISDELNHASIIDGTRLSKADRAVYKHSDMDSLEKVLKEKRDKYKNALIITDGVFSMDGDIAKLPEIVDLAEKYNAMTYVDDAHGSGVLGESGRGTVDHFGLHGRVDFSIGTLSKAIGVIGGYVAGSKTMQEWLNHRGRPILFSTSLPPAAVGGIIEALKMLMESSEYTEKLWNNAKYFKEKLGVLGFDTGHSETPITPVIIGEEAKTMDFSKKLFELGVFVSPIVFPTVPKGTGRVRCMVTAGHTTEQLDRAVDIFEKVGREMKIL